A window of Pseudomonadales bacterium contains these coding sequences:
- a CDS encoding DUF3488 domain-containing transglutaminase family protein, whose product MAESSSWRWPLSPPLTLLRFNVSKLVQQKDGALIPVERNAAAALSPTSFCWLLTLSLALLLPQLAQMPPLLLAVCAAALTIRSLWWRRRPDAVPLWLRLPLLLSGLAAIYATYAGVVGVEPAVALLLLSFAGKWLELNSRRDGQVLILLGCFVMLAQFLFDQSLLMAGYALFELLLIVTSWLVLLHGQQPMRALGWAARLLGQSLPLMVALFLLFPRIGPLWSIPLSSSTARSGFAEEIGPGDISRLRLTDELVLRARFEGEIPPAAELFWRGLVLAHFDGRNWRQESLQSADAPMASSGQGVPYELVMEPTGKRWIFALDHSSSGDSTIRKLTDGRLQSSTPISERRRFALRRQTDTAPATLSVQQRQRYLQLPARGNPRSRKLAEQWRAQNPAAEAVVRQVLDHFHDQPFHYTLEAPLLGDQPIDQFLFETRSGYCEHYASALTFLLRAAGLPARIVAGYHGGELNPIDRYLIVRQSDAHAWVEVWSDLAMTWLRVDPTAAIAPERVSQSAVRAALAGEPLTAAVPEAGWRPAAWLHWLQLFRDAAEYRWHRTVLSYDLSRQQQWLGQWFEGVDGVTLARAALLVLLLAMLLPLFWLLPGRNGPHLDPADRSYQRFCRRLTSAGLARRPGEPPADYARRLVLMRPDLAAEVNRISRAYMVLRYGQPTARRAARLDRVLRGAVRRFRV is encoded by the coding sequence GTGGCTGAATCTTCGTCGTGGCGGTGGCCGCTTTCGCCACCGCTGACGCTTTTGCGCTTCAATGTCTCCAAGCTGGTGCAACAAAAGGATGGTGCATTGATCCCGGTCGAGCGGAATGCCGCCGCAGCGCTGTCGCCCACGTCATTTTGCTGGCTGTTGACGCTCTCGTTGGCGCTGCTGTTGCCGCAACTGGCGCAGATGCCACCGCTGTTGCTGGCGGTCTGCGCGGCCGCGTTGACGATCCGGTCGCTCTGGTGGCGTCGTCGACCTGATGCGGTCCCGCTCTGGCTGCGGCTGCCGCTGCTGCTGTCGGGATTGGCCGCCATCTATGCCACCTATGCCGGTGTGGTGGGGGTGGAGCCGGCGGTGGCGCTGTTGCTGCTGTCGTTTGCCGGCAAGTGGCTGGAGCTGAACAGTCGGCGTGATGGGCAGGTGCTGATCCTGCTCGGCTGCTTTGTCATGCTGGCACAGTTTCTGTTCGACCAAAGCCTGTTGATGGCGGGCTACGCGCTGTTCGAGCTGCTGCTGATCGTCACCAGTTGGCTGGTGCTGTTGCATGGGCAGCAACCGATGCGGGCGCTCGGTTGGGCCGCGCGGCTGCTGGGGCAGAGTCTGCCGTTGATGGTGGCGCTTTTTCTGCTTTTTCCGCGCATCGGGCCGCTCTGGTCGATTCCGCTCTCCAGTTCGACTGCCCGCAGCGGCTTTGCCGAAGAGATCGGCCCGGGTGACATCAGCCGGTTGCGGCTGACGGATGAACTGGTGCTGCGGGCCCGTTTCGAAGGGGAAATTCCGCCTGCCGCCGAGCTGTTCTGGCGCGGTCTGGTGCTGGCCCACTTCGATGGACGCAACTGGCGACAGGAGAGCCTTCAGTCTGCCGACGCACCGATGGCCTCTTCCGGACAAGGAGTGCCCTATGAGCTGGTGATGGAGCCGACCGGCAAGCGCTGGATCTTTGCGCTCGATCACTCATCGAGCGGTGATTCGACCATCAGAAAGCTCACGGACGGTCGGTTGCAAAGCAGCACGCCGATCAGTGAGCGCCGCCGCTTTGCGTTGCGACGCCAGACAGACACCGCGCCGGCAACGCTTTCGGTGCAGCAGCGCCAGCGTTATCTGCAACTGCCCGCGCGCGGCAATCCGCGCAGCCGGAAGCTGGCTGAGCAGTGGCGCGCGCAGAACCCAGCCGCCGAAGCGGTAGTCAGGCAGGTGCTCGACCATTTTCATGACCAGCCTTTCCATTACACGCTTGAAGCGCCGCTATTGGGTGATCAGCCGATCGATCAATTCCTGTTTGAAACCCGCAGCGGCTACTGCGAGCACTACGCCAGTGCGCTGACCTTTCTGCTGCGCGCCGCTGGACTGCCCGCTCGCATCGTGGCCGGCTACCATGGTGGTGAGTTGAATCCGATCGATCGCTATCTGATCGTGCGCCAGAGTGATGCCCATGCCTGGGTCGAGGTCTGGAGTGATCTCGCCATGACGTGGCTCCGGGTCGATCCGACAGCGGCCATTGCGCCGGAACGGGTCAGCCAGAGCGCGGTGCGTGCCGCCCTGGCAGGCGAGCCGCTGACCGCTGCTGTGCCGGAAGCTGGCTGGCGGCCTGCCGCCTGGCTGCACTGGCTCCAGCTTTTCCGTGATGCCGCCGAGTACCGTTGGCATCGAACGGTATTGAGCTACGACCTGTCCCGTCAACAGCAGTGGCTGGGACAGTGGTTCGAAGGGGTGGATGGCGTGACATTGGCGCGTGCCGCGCTGCTGGTGCTGCTGCTGGCCATGCTGTTGCCGCTGTTCTGGCTGTTGCCGGGCCGGAACGGGCCGCACCTCGATCCTGCCGATCGCAGTTATCAACGTTTCTGTCGCCGCCTGACCAGTGCCGGGCTGGCGCGCCGGCCCGGCGAGCCGCCGGCCGACTATGCCCGCCGTCTTGTGCTGATGCGTCCCGATCTTGCCGCTGAGGTCAACCGCATCAGCCGGGCCTACATGGTCCTGCGTTATGGTCAGCCGACTGCGCGACGGGCCGCACGGCTTGATCGGGTGCTGCGGGGGGCTGTGCGTCGATTCAGGGTTTGA
- the vanZ gene encoding VanZ family protein produces the protein MSTVESFRRRLEPLLRIAFGLLFLLVGWLALTPQPATLSSGNDKSDHLLAFLALTLLLRHGWSRRLAGQGVLAVMLGYGAAIELLQLRVPGRDGSLLDLGADLIGILLALGISRGGWVSLR, from the coding sequence ATGTCAACTGTTGAAAGCTTCAGGCGCCGACTGGAGCCGCTGCTGCGGATCGCCTTTGGGTTGCTGTTTCTGCTGGTTGGCTGGCTGGCGCTGACTCCGCAACCGGCAACGCTCTCCTCCGGCAACGACAAGAGCGACCACCTGCTGGCTTTTCTGGCGCTGACCCTGCTGTTGCGTCATGGCTGGTCAAGGCGTCTTGCTGGGCAGGGCGTTCTGGCCGTGATGCTTGGCTATGGCGCTGCCATCGAGCTGCTGCAACTGCGGGTGCCGGGACGGGACGGCTCGCTGCTGGACCTGGGGGCTGATCTGATCGGTATCCTGCTGGCTTTGGGCATCAGCCGCGGTGGATGGGTGTCGCTTCGCTGA
- a CDS encoding NUDIX hydrolase, whose translation MNQKTAVNPVAAATVLICRDSPQGIEVFMVVRHHQIDFASGALVFPGGKTDKGDYDSRLRARCTAADGLDDEALAYYVSSIREAFEECGVLLARPRGSAALIDGVRLKALEPERGALVNGKIGFFDFLEREDLQLAIDELHPFAHWITPEMVPKRFDTRFYLAKAPSDHVAAHDGSESVDSVWITPQQALEGAQQGTYTVIFPTKLNIMKLGLSQTVDEAIARAGREPIVTVQPWIEQRAEGNFLTIPKAAGYPISEEKVG comes from the coding sequence ATGAATCAGAAAACAGCCGTGAACCCGGTTGCCGCAGCCACCGTGCTGATCTGCCGCGACAGCCCGCAGGGCATCGAGGTGTTCATGGTGGTGCGTCACCACCAGATCGATTTCGCCTCCGGCGCACTGGTCTTTCCGGGTGGCAAGACCGACAAGGGCGATTACGATTCCCGGCTGCGCGCCCGCTGCACCGCGGCCGACGGACTCGATGATGAGGCGCTGGCCTACTATGTCTCGTCGATTCGCGAGGCGTTCGAGGAGTGTGGCGTGTTGCTGGCCCGGCCGCGTGGCTCGGCAGCCTTGATCGATGGCGTTCGGCTGAAGGCGCTGGAGCCGGAGCGTGGTGCACTGGTCAACGGAAAGATTGGCTTCTTCGATTTTCTCGAACGCGAAGATCTGCAACTGGCGATCGATGAATTGCACCCCTTTGCCCACTGGATCACGCCGGAGATGGTGCCCAAGCGGTTCGATACCCGCTTCTATCTGGCCAAGGCGCCGAGTGATCACGTTGCCGCCCACGATGGCAGCGAGTCGGTCGACTCGGTCTGGATCACCCCGCAGCAGGCGCTGGAGGGGGCACAGCAGGGCACCTACACGGTGATCTTTCCGACCAAGCTCAACATCATGAAGCTGGGCCTGAGCCAGACGGTCGACGAGGCCATTGCCCGCGCCGGGCGCGAACCGATCGTCACGGTACAGCCATGGATCGAACAGCGTGCCGAAGGCAACTTTCTGACCATTCCCAAGGCGGCCGGTTACCCGATCTCCGAAGAGAAGGTCGGCTGA
- a CDS encoding S-(hydroxymethyl)glutathione dehydrogenase/class III alcohol dehydrogenase codes for MKSRAAIALAPGRPLELVEIDVAEPRAGEVLIRNIATGVCHTDAYTLSGRDPEGLFPVILGHEGGAIVEAVGSGVRNVAVGDHVIPLYTPECGECKFCRSGKSNLCVAIRASQGKGVMPDGSSRLSFEGRMVHHYMGTSTFSEYGVLPEIALARVPKQAPLDKVCLLGCGITTGVGAVRHTARVEAGATVAVFGLGAVGLSVIQGARMANAGRIIAIDINPTKFDFARQLGATDCVNPAEHGLPLQQVIIDLTDGGVDYSFECVGNVDLMRVALECCHRGWGVSTIIGVAGGGEEIRTRPFQLVTGRRWQGSAFGGVKGRSQLPDYVQMYLDGKLEVDRFITHTLPLSDINRAFELMGQGQSIRSVVYF; via the coding sequence ATGAAGAGCCGTGCCGCCATCGCGCTTGCCCCGGGACGCCCGCTCGAACTGGTCGAAATCGACGTGGCCGAACCGCGCGCCGGCGAGGTGCTGATTCGCAACATCGCCACCGGCGTCTGCCACACCGATGCCTACACCCTGTCGGGCCGTGATCCCGAAGGGCTGTTTCCGGTCATTCTCGGCCATGAGGGCGGCGCCATCGTCGAGGCCGTCGGCAGCGGCGTCCGCAACGTGGCAGTGGGCGACCATGTCATCCCGCTCTACACCCCCGAGTGCGGCGAGTGCAAGTTCTGCCGCTCCGGCAAGTCGAACCTCTGTGTCGCCATCCGTGCCAGCCAGGGCAAGGGGGTGATGCCCGATGGCAGCAGCCGGCTGTCGTTCGAAGGCAGGATGGTCCACCACTACATGGGCACCTCGACCTTCTCGGAATATGGCGTGCTGCCGGAGATCGCGCTGGCCAGGGTGCCGAAGCAGGCGCCACTGGACAAGGTCTGCCTGCTCGGCTGCGGCATCACCACCGGTGTCGGCGCCGTGCGCCACACCGCCCGGGTCGAGGCCGGCGCGACCGTGGCGGTCTTCGGCCTCGGCGCCGTCGGACTCAGCGTGATCCAGGGCGCGCGCATGGCCAATGCCGGACGGATCATCGCCATCGACATCAATCCGACCAAGTTCGACTTTGCCCGCCAGCTGGGTGCCACCGACTGCGTCAATCCCGCCGAGCATGGCCTGCCGTTGCAGCAGGTGATCATCGACCTGACCGACGGCGGCGTCGATTACTCGTTCGAGTGTGTCGGCAATGTCGATCTGATGCGTGTCGCGCTGGAGTGCTGTCACCGTGGCTGGGGTGTCTCCACCATCATCGGTGTCGCCGGGGGCGGCGAGGAGATTCGCACCCGCCCCTTTCAACTGGTCACCGGCCGTCGCTGGCAGGGGAGCGCGTTCGGCGGCGTCAAGGGACGCAGCCAGTTGCCGGACTACGTGCAGATGTACCTCGACGGCAAGCTGGAGGTGGACCGCTTCATCACCCATACGCTGCCGCTGTCCGACATCAACCGGGCGTTCGAATTGATGGGACAGGGCCAGAGCATCCGCTCGGTGGTCTACTTCTGA
- a CDS encoding MMPL family transporter: MFNFISWIVDHRRTVVLLVGLITVGLLLPLRHMEVIVDTDQLLPQSHPYVIATKKVEQIFGNRYTVVVGMTARSGTVIEPKLLEKLKGLTEALNRIPGAVRPNQRSLASSKTKNIVGTEEGMSARAMLAKLPQSEAELAALRTAIDNNPVYDGVLISKDRKTAAVVTEVKSNPLGFGAIERDVRAAIAPFADESVELMVTGQPIFLSALEHFSDRMGFLLPIALLVIGLLHFEAFRTIQGLVLPLVTALLAVVWSLGIMTWFGMQLDPFSNVTPILIIAVAAGHAVQILKRYYEAYHAIEPHSEDKRAANRAAVVTAVSAIGPVMVAACVIAAASFLSLLVFGIQSIRTFASFSALGILSALAIELTFIPAVRAMLPPPSPKLVELEHKRTVWDRIIDRLATVALSPRRGWMIVGGLLLAVVAAGGTTLVVQDNSLRSFFTASQTIRQEDAVMNARLAGSNTLYVLIEGQQDDAIKDPAILNAMLTTQRQLEKDPLVGGTISLADFIVRMNRAMHGDDPATATIPADANLVAQYLLLYSMSGDEGDFNNYVDPSYRNAVIQAFVKTDSSAHVKQLEAQLLPVIRQAFPPDVTVRIAGSITTPLR; the protein is encoded by the coding sequence GTGTTCAACTTCATCTCCTGGATCGTCGACCACCGCCGCACCGTCGTGCTTCTGGTCGGCCTGATCACTGTCGGACTGCTGCTGCCGCTGCGCCACATGGAGGTGATCGTCGACACCGACCAGTTGCTGCCGCAGAGCCACCCCTATGTGATCGCCACCAAAAAGGTCGAGCAGATCTTCGGCAACCGCTACACGGTGGTGGTGGGCATGACCGCCCGCAGCGGCACGGTGATCGAGCCGAAGTTGCTGGAAAAATTGAAGGGGCTCACCGAGGCACTGAACAGGATCCCCGGCGCAGTGCGGCCCAACCAGCGCAGTCTGGCCTCCAGCAAGACCAAGAACATCGTCGGCACCGAAGAGGGAATGAGCGCGCGGGCGATGTTGGCCAAGCTGCCGCAGAGCGAGGCGGAACTCGCCGCACTGCGCACAGCAATCGACAACAATCCAGTCTATGACGGTGTGCTGATCTCGAAGGACCGCAAGACCGCCGCCGTGGTCACCGAGGTTAAATCCAACCCGCTCGGCTTCGGCGCCATCGAGCGTGACGTGCGCGCCGCCATCGCCCCCTTTGCCGATGAAAGTGTCGAACTGATGGTGACTGGCCAGCCGATCTTCCTGTCGGCGCTGGAGCACTTTTCGGACCGCATGGGCTTTCTGCTGCCGATCGCCCTGCTGGTGATCGGGCTGCTGCACTTCGAGGCCTTTCGCACGATACAGGGGCTGGTGCTGCCACTGGTGACGGCGCTGCTGGCAGTGGTCTGGAGCCTCGGTATCATGACCTGGTTCGGCATGCAGCTCGACCCGTTCAGCAATGTCACGCCGATTCTGATCATCGCCGTGGCGGCTGGCCATGCAGTGCAGATTCTGAAGCGCTACTACGAGGCCTATCACGCCATCGAGCCGCACAGCGAAGACAAACGCGCCGCCAACCGCGCAGCGGTGGTCACGGCAGTCAGCGCCATCGGTCCGGTGATGGTGGCGGCCTGCGTCATCGCTGCGGCCAGCTTTCTGTCATTGCTGGTGTTCGGCATCCAGTCGATCCGCACCTTCGCCAGCTTCTCGGCGCTCGGTATTCTCAGCGCGTTGGCGATCGAACTGACCTTCATCCCCGCCGTGCGGGCGATGCTGCCGCCGCCCAGTCCGAAGCTGGTCGAACTCGAACACAAGCGCACGGTGTGGGACCGCATCATCGATCGGCTCGCCACGGTCGCCCTGAGTCCAAGACGCGGCTGGATGATCGTCGGCGGCCTGCTGCTGGCGGTGGTTGCGGCCGGCGGCACCACACTGGTGGTGCAGGACAACTCGCTGCGTTCCTTCTTCACTGCGAGTCAGACCATCCGGCAGGAGGATGCGGTGATGAATGCCCGCCTGGCCGGCAGCAACACGCTCTATGTACTGATCGAGGGTCAGCAGGACGACGCCATCAAGGATCCGGCCATCCTCAACGCGATGCTGACCACCCAGCGGCAACTGGAAAAAGATCCGCTGGTGGGCGGCACCATCTCGCTGGCCGACTTCATCGTGCGCATGAACCGGGCGATGCATGGCGATGATCCAGCCACCGCCACCATCCCGGCCGATGCCAATCTGGTCGCCCAGTACCTGCTGCTCTACTCGATGTCGGGCGATGAGGGCGACTTCAACAACTATGTCGACCCGAGCTACCGCAACGCGGTGATTCAGGCCTTCGTCAAGACCGACAGCTCGGCCCATGTCAAACAGCTCGAGGCGCAACTGCTGCCGGTGATCCGCCAGGCCTTTCCGCCCGATGTCACCGTGCGCATCGCCGGCAGCATCACCACCCCCCTGCGATGA
- a CDS encoding DUF829 domain-containing protein, with the protein MDRSTAEHAASIPQPQRQALIFGGFDMQPKHCRGIADLYRQHGAQSVTPLCHSLQQMTVVRLGDRQARQLAHRFASLTAHDEVVVHLYSGAVFIFFRLLGYLPVQARQAIRAVVFECSPMDCQAEQFGRFASWRLGRDYRRRHAAPFVLLRPLAGITRRFERDHHAAMRLLDAETAVHFILCDNDPIIDPGYVTAYHRELSDRGHATSLTLHRGARHCRALSDCPQPYQTDLSHFLDRHWRSPQPVQYPMQRRAVAAL; encoded by the coding sequence ATGGACCGTTCAACGGCAGAGCACGCTGCATCGATCCCCCAGCCGCAGCGCCAGGCACTGATCTTCGGCGGTTTTGACATGCAGCCGAAGCACTGCCGCGGCATCGCCGACCTCTACCGACAGCACGGCGCACAGAGCGTGACGCCGCTGTGCCACTCATTGCAGCAGATGACGGTGGTCCGGCTGGGAGACCGGCAGGCACGCCAACTGGCCCACCGCTTTGCCTCGTTGACAGCGCACGACGAGGTCGTGGTGCATCTCTACTCCGGCGCCGTCTTCATCTTCTTTCGTCTGCTGGGCTACCTGCCAGTGCAGGCCCGCCAGGCGATCCGCGCGGTGGTCTTCGAGTGTTCGCCAATGGACTGTCAGGCCGAACAGTTCGGCCGCTTCGCCAGTTGGCGACTGGGCCGCGACTACCGTCGTCGCCATGCGGCGCCCTTCGTGCTGCTGCGGCCGCTGGCGGGCATCACCCGCCGTTTCGAAAGAGATCACCACGCCGCGATGCGACTGCTCGATGCCGAAACAGCGGTCCATTTCATCCTCTGCGACAATGACCCGATCATCGACCCCGGCTATGTCACGGCCTACCACCGGGAGCTCTCGGACAGAGGCCACGCCACCTCGCTGACACTGCACCGCGGCGCCCGCCACTGCCGGGCGCTGTCGGACTGTCCGCAACCCTATCAAACCGACCTGTCGCACTTTCTCGACCGCCACTGGCGCAGCCCACAACCCGTGCAGTACCCGATGCAACGGCGGGCGGTTGCCGCACTGTGA
- a CDS encoding RND family transporter → MKVSNKNIDHVPFLERLVFENRIAILVLVLLITGFLGYQMSQVRPDVQFEKLIPLQHPYIQNSMKYMPTGGNAGNAVQIAVEVVDGDIFTKEYLETLRQIADDVFYTPGVDKGNMISMWSAGLRWEAATPVGWKGDAIIGSGYDGTPEAIEKVRLNVLRSRHIGTYIANNFKATIIKVPLVGVDRSKGERFDYLAFSKKLEQDIRSKYQTDQIKIHIVGFPKWIADLISGFQLIGLFFVISIGIAFVLLYIYSHCWKSSVVPLLCSIIAVVWQLGLVKLLGYGLDPYSVLVPFLIFAIGVSHGVQIISGISSEAGQGEDKLMAARRAFRVLHIPGAVAILCDVVGFSTLYMIPIKVIQELAVTASLGVFVILFTNLVLLPLLMSYIGVTKASIKHAQSQLNKDTPVWNAMSRFASGRIAPVTLLISAVLLGGAFYFRADLKIGDLDAGQPMLRPDSVYNKDNAYVNANFSTSSDVMVVFLKTAPDKCTEYSSAVLIDQLTWALENDPGVQSVFSLVTKAKYYSFNTTEANPKWSILARDQNLLTTQIGITGMNMDCSVAYVQVSLYDHKAETLQRVAELVEKFAAENNSEEKQLLLAGGNAGIDAATNQEIKYSQNRMLLLVYAAVTVLCLITFRSILATICIITPLIITSILCEALMAIMGIGFKVATLPVVALGVGIGVDYGIYIFAKLESFLSEGYDLVEAYLHTLRTTGKAVFFTGFTLALGVGTWVFSPIKFQADMGILLVFMFLWNMVGAVWMLPAIAHYLIKPAKYAAKQ, encoded by the coding sequence ATGAAAGTCTCAAATAAAAACATTGATCACGTTCCATTTCTGGAGCGGCTGGTCTTCGAGAACCGCATTGCGATTCTGGTGCTGGTGCTGCTGATCACCGGCTTTCTGGGTTACCAGATGTCTCAGGTTCGCCCCGATGTGCAGTTCGAGAAGCTGATTCCGCTGCAGCATCCCTACATCCAGAACTCGATGAAGTACATGCCGACCGGCGGCAACGCAGGGAACGCGGTGCAGATCGCGGTCGAAGTGGTCGATGGTGACATCTTCACCAAGGAGTATCTGGAGACCTTGCGACAGATCGCCGATGACGTCTTCTACACACCGGGCGTCGACAAGGGCAACATGATCTCCATGTGGTCGGCCGGCCTGCGCTGGGAGGCGGCCACGCCAGTCGGCTGGAAGGGGGATGCCATCATCGGCAGCGGCTACGATGGCACGCCCGAGGCGATCGAGAAGGTGCGTTTGAATGTCCTGCGGTCACGCCACATCGGCACCTACATCGCCAACAACTTCAAGGCGACCATCATCAAGGTACCGCTGGTCGGGGTCGACCGCAGCAAGGGTGAACGGTTCGACTATCTGGCGTTTTCCAAGAAGCTTGAGCAGGACATCCGTTCCAAGTATCAGACCGATCAGATCAAGATCCATATCGTTGGCTTTCCGAAGTGGATCGCCGACCTGATCTCGGGCTTCCAGCTCATTGGGCTGTTTTTCGTGATCTCGATCGGGATCGCCTTCGTCCTGCTCTATATCTATTCACACTGCTGGAAGAGCTCGGTCGTACCGCTGCTCTGTTCGATCATCGCCGTGGTCTGGCAGCTCGGTCTGGTCAAGCTGCTGGGGTATGGCCTCGACCCCTATTCGGTGCTGGTTCCGTTCCTGATCTTCGCGATCGGCGTCAGCCATGGCGTGCAGATCATCTCGGGGATATCGAGCGAGGCCGGGCAGGGCGAGGACAAGCTGATGGCCGCCCGTCGCGCCTTCCGTGTGTTGCACATCCCCGGTGCGGTGGCGATTCTGTGTGACGTGGTGGGCTTCTCCACCCTCTACATGATTCCGATCAAGGTGATCCAGGAGCTGGCCGTCACCGCCAGCCTCGGGGTGTTCGTGATCCTGTTCACCAACCTGGTGCTGCTGCCGTTGCTGATGTCCTACATCGGTGTCACCAAGGCCAGCATCAAACATGCTCAGTCCCAGTTGAACAAGGACACGCCGGTATGGAATGCGATGTCGCGCTTTGCCAGCGGCAGGATTGCACCTGTGACCCTGCTGATCTCCGCGGTATTGCTGGGTGGCGCATTCTATTTCCGCGCTGACCTCAAGATCGGTGACCTGGATGCCGGGCAGCCGATGCTGCGACCCGATTCGGTCTACAACAAGGACAATGCCTACGTCAACGCGAACTTCTCCACCAGCTCCGATGTGATGGTGGTGTTTTTGAAGACCGCACCGGACAAATGTACCGAGTACTCCTCGGCGGTGCTGATCGATCAGCTGACCTGGGCACTGGAGAATGACCCAGGCGTACAGTCGGTCTTCTCGCTGGTGACCAAGGCGAAGTACTACAGCTTCAACACCACCGAGGCCAACCCGAAATGGTCGATTCTGGCGCGTGATCAGAACCTGCTGACCACGCAGATCGGCATCACCGGCATGAACATGGATTGCAGCGTCGCCTATGTTCAGGTGTCGCTCTATGACCACAAGGCCGAGACGTTGCAGCGGGTTGCCGAGCTGGTCGAGAAGTTCGCGGCCGAAAACAACAGCGAGGAGAAGCAGCTGCTGCTGGCCGGTGGCAATGCCGGCATCGATGCCGCCACCAACCAGGAGATCAAATATTCACAGAACCGCATGTTGCTGCTGGTCTATGCAGCGGTGACCGTGCTCTGTCTGATCACCTTCCGTTCGATCCTGGCGACCATCTGCATCATCACGCCGCTGATCATCACCTCCATTCTCTGTGAGGCGCTGATGGCGATCATGGGCATCGGCTTCAAGGTGGCGACGCTGCCGGTGGTGGCGCTGGGGGTCGGCATTGGCGTCGACTACGGAATCTACATCTTCGCCAAGCTGGAATCCTTTCTCAGTGAAGGGTATGACCTGGTCGAGGCCTACCTGCACACTCTGAGAACCACCGGCAAGGCGGTGTTCTTCACCGGCTTCACGCTGGCGCTCGGGGTCGGCACCTGGGTCTTCTCGCCCATCAAGTTCCAGGCCGACATGGGCATCCTGCTGGTCTTCATGTTCCTGTGGAACATGGTCGGGGCGGTCTGGATGCTTCCCGCCATCGCGCACTACCTGATCAAGCCAGCAAAATATGCAGCGAAACAGTGA
- a CDS encoding glutathione S-transferase family protein: protein MKLYNSDLSPFAARCRMQLRAKHLPVELAAPPADRSAVNPVGKIPALHVDGRIIPESEVICEYLEDRFPEPPLRPASLEDRALVRTLSRIADLYVLAPLFEIFGQINPATRDTALVTKKLAELLKGLDQLEQFIAGERYAVDDRLTLADCTLAPALFFVVALAPRFGEADILAARPRLKSYWQNIGQDPIAAGVLAEMGRAMQQRMGK from the coding sequence ATGAAACTCTACAACAGCGATCTCTCCCCCTTCGCCGCGCGCTGCCGAATGCAGCTGCGTGCCAAGCACCTGCCGGTCGAGCTGGCTGCGCCGCCGGCGGATCGCAGTGCCGTCAATCCGGTGGGCAAGATTCCGGCGCTGCATGTCGATGGGCGCATCATTCCCGAGTCCGAGGTGATCTGCGAATACCTCGAAGACCGTTTTCCTGAACCGCCGTTGCGGCCGGCCAGTCTGGAGGATCGGGCGCTGGTGCGCACGCTGTCGCGCATTGCCGACCTCTATGTACTGGCGCCACTGTTCGAGATCTTCGGCCAGATCAATCCGGCCACCCGCGACACGGCGCTGGTGACGAAAAAGCTGGCTGAGCTGCTGAAGGGGCTCGATCAGCTCGAACAGTTCATCGCGGGTGAACGCTATGCGGTCGACGACCGGCTGACGCTGGCCGACTGCACGCTGGCGCCGGCGCTCTTCTTCGTGGTGGCGCTCGCACCGCGGTTTGGCGAAGCCGACATTCTGGCCGCGCGGCCCAGACTCAAAAGTTACTGGCAGAACATCGGCCAGGACCCCATCGCCGCCGGCGTGCTGGCCGAGATGGGGCGGGCGATGCAGCAGCGCATGGGCAAGTAG
- a CDS encoding alpha/beta hydrolase: MANLLLVHGAWHGGWCWRDLQPLLEAEGHRVWAPDLPGHGDDLRPLEQLSLECYVESICDLIDTIDLPVVLIGHSMGGIVISQAAQQRSERIERLVYLAALLPRSGQSLVDNVLERREVELAQPADGGLSLRLSEQSLTELFYHDCLQQLPWARERLVPQPLAPFVTPVVLSDDRFGRLPRSYIHCRADRVVEFGNQRRMVRATPCDSTFVLECGHMAMLADPRGVADCLRQILA; this comes from the coding sequence GTGGCCAATCTGCTGCTGGTGCATGGCGCCTGGCATGGCGGCTGGTGCTGGCGCGATCTGCAGCCGCTGCTGGAGGCCGAGGGCCATCGGGTCTGGGCGCCCGATCTGCCGGGCCATGGCGACGATCTGCGGCCGCTGGAGCAGCTGTCGCTGGAGTGCTATGTCGAGTCGATCTGCGACTTGATCGACACCATCGACCTGCCAGTGGTCCTGATCGGTCACAGCATGGGCGGCATCGTCATCAGTCAGGCGGCGCAGCAGCGGTCGGAGCGGATCGAGCGGCTGGTCTATCTGGCGGCGCTGCTGCCGCGCAGCGGCCAGAGCCTGGTCGACAATGTGCTGGAGCGCCGCGAAGTCGAACTGGCGCAGCCGGCGGATGGCGGGTTGAGTCTGCGCCTTTCGGAGCAAAGTCTCACCGAGCTGTTCTACCACGACTGCCTGCAACAGCTGCCCTGGGCCAGGGAACGGCTGGTGCCACAGCCGCTGGCGCCCTTCGTGACACCGGTCGTGCTCAGCGATGACCGCTTTGGCCGGCTGCCGCGCAGCTACATCCACTGCCGGGCCGATCGGGTCGTGGAGTTCGGCAACCAGCGGCGGATGGTGCGCGCCACCCCCTGTGATTCGACCTTCGTGCTCGAATGCGGCCACATGGCGATGTTGGCCGATCCGCGCGGCGTGGCGGACTGTCTGCGGCAGATCCTGGCGTAG